One genomic segment of Aquipluma nitroreducens includes these proteins:
- the lptE gene encoding LptE family protein has product MKRSTLQILLSVVFVALVFTACKVSYSFTGASIAPNVKTFSVYYFPNRAKLVNPNLSQLLTQGPDGLENKLIKQTSLNQIKENGDLEFSGQITEYDVKPMNISTGDLATQNRLTISIKAKYTNNKDHEQDWEKTFTEYEDFDSNRSLSDAEDALVTEIIKKLADDIFNASVANW; this is encoded by the coding sequence ATGAAACGAAGTACCCTACAAATATTACTTTCAGTTGTTTTCGTTGCCCTGGTTTTTACAGCGTGCAAAGTTTCATACTCTTTTACCGGGGCGTCTATTGCCCCCAATGTTAAAACATTCTCAGTTTATTATTTCCCGAACCGTGCAAAATTGGTTAATCCCAACCTGAGCCAACTTCTGACTCAAGGCCCGGATGGATTGGAGAATAAGCTGATTAAGCAAACTTCGCTCAACCAGATTAAGGAGAACGGTGATCTTGAATTTTCAGGCCAGATTACAGAGTACGATGTGAAACCGATGAATATTTCAACGGGTGACCTTGCTACTCAAAACAGGCTCACCATTAGTATCAAGGCGAAATACACCAACAACAAAGATCATGAGCAGGATTGGGAAAAGACATTCACAGAATATGAAGATTTTGATAGTAACAGGTCGCTTAGTGATGCTGAAGATGCGCTTGTTACCGAAATCATCAAAAAACTGGCCGACGATATTTTTAATGCTTCAGTAGCAAACTGGTAA
- the secG gene encoding preprotein translocase subunit SecG — MYTLITVLLFIVCILLILIVLVQNSKGGGLASNFQSSNQIMGVRKTTDFLEKATWVLAGALLVLSIGGTAFIPRDARKGAESAIKDQIENAVDPNQVPTFPAPADTKATPDASTPAPATTPASDAKK; from the coding sequence ATGTACACACTGATCACAGTTTTATTATTCATCGTTTGTATTTTACTGATTCTTATTGTGTTGGTTCAGAACTCAAAAGGTGGTGGTTTGGCAAGTAACTTTCAATCTTCCAATCAAATCATGGGAGTTCGCAAGACAACCGATTTCCTGGAAAAAGCAACCTGGGTTTTAGCAGGAGCTTTATTGGTTCTATCCATTGGAGGTACTGCCTTTATTCCAAGAGATGCCAGAAAGGGTGCAGAGTCAGCAATTAAAGATCAGATCGAAAATGCCGTTGATCCAAATCAGGTACCAACTTTTCCAGCTCCTGCTGATACTAAAGCAACTCCTGACGCATCTACTCCAGCTCCGGCTACTACACCGGCCTCTGACGCTAAGAAATAA